In a genomic window of Rubrobacter calidifluminis:
- a CDS encoding zinc-binding dehydrogenase produces the protein MIAAVFEGPGRLEVREVENPEIGPDEVLLEVGANTVCGTDVRILRGEKKRGVKPGTVIGHEIAGHIARVGRNVRGYEEGQPAALAPVISCGRCACCRRGMENACLSPRIFGYDTDGGLAEYVRIPAEAVAAGNLFPASEDVPPEHLSLAEPLACCVNGHRRSRIGVDDVVVILGSGPIGMLHLQLALLAGARTVIVSEPSEARRRFAADLGAHVTVDPTREELEEVVSQATDGFGADSVIVCIGIPELVNDALRLARPGGRVNVFAGLAGRGLSEVEANLIHYNELEVTGSSNSRRVDFESALRLIESGRVRVDGMVTHRFPLAEAKEAIERSASGEGIKVAIVP, from the coding sequence ATGATCGCGGCGGTCTTCGAAGGACCGGGCAGGCTCGAAGTCAGAGAGGTGGAGAACCCCGAGATAGGCCCCGACGAGGTACTGCTCGAGGTGGGGGCCAACACCGTGTGCGGGACGGACGTGAGGATCCTGCGCGGCGAGAAGAAGCGAGGCGTCAAGCCCGGCACGGTGATAGGGCACGAGATCGCAGGCCACATAGCGCGCGTCGGGAGGAACGTCAGGGGCTACGAGGAGGGGCAGCCCGCCGCCCTCGCCCCGGTGATCTCCTGCGGCCGCTGCGCCTGCTGCAGGCGGGGGATGGAGAACGCCTGCCTCTCGCCGCGCATCTTCGGCTACGACACCGACGGCGGGCTCGCCGAGTACGTGCGCATCCCGGCCGAGGCCGTCGCCGCGGGCAACCTCTTCCCCGCGAGCGAGGACGTCCCTCCGGAGCACCTCTCGCTCGCCGAACCCCTCGCCTGCTGCGTGAACGGGCACCGCCGCTCGCGGATAGGCGTGGACGACGTCGTCGTCATCCTCGGCAGCGGTCCGATCGGCATGCTCCACCTGCAGCTCGCCCTCCTCGCCGGGGCACGCACCGTCATCGTCAGCGAACCCTCCGAAGCCCGCCGCCGCTTCGCCGCCGACCTCGGGGCGCACGTCACCGTGGACCCGACCAGGGAAGAGCTCGAAGAGGTGGTCTCGCAGGCAACCGACGGCTTCGGGGCGGACTCGGTGATCGTCTGCATCGGCATCCCCGAGCTGGTGAACGACGCGCTGCGCCTCGCGCGGCCCGGAGGGAGGGTCAACGTCTTCGCCGGGCTCGCCGGCAGGGGGCTCTCGGAGGTCGAGGCGAACCTGATCCACTACAACGAGCTCGAGGTCACCGGCTCTTCCAACTCCCGGCGGGTGGACTTCGAGAGCGCGCTGCGCCTGATCGAGAGCGGTCGGGTGCGGGTCGACGGGATGGTGACCCACCGCTTCCCGCTCGCGGAGGCGAAGGAGGCCATAGAGAGATCCGCGAGCGGTGAGGGGATAAAGGTCGCCATCGTGCCGTAG
- a CDS encoding HAD-IIA family hydrolase, giving the protein MSAGVSPHPPEKLYEGYIFDLDGTIYLGDELLPGAKELVERLRELGRRLVFLSNNPTRDPAMYAGKLTRLGLPTPEREIVNTVVTMTRWLVENRPGAAVFPIAEEPLRRALREAGVHLSENPEEIEVVVASYDRTFDYRKLRIAFDAIWYHGRAELVTTNPDRYCPLPGGRGEPDAAAIVAAIEASTGARCTLNAGKPSRVMLEAALDALGLEQGECLVVGDRLYTDIKMATDAGMDSALVLTGDSGIEDVQRALEHERPTYVLDRIDRLLPGG; this is encoded by the coding sequence GTGAGCGCAGGGGTCTCGCCGCACCCGCCGGAGAAGCTCTACGAAGGCTACATCTTCGACCTCGACGGGACGATCTACCTCGGCGACGAGCTGCTCCCGGGGGCAAAGGAGCTGGTCGAGAGGCTCAGGGAGCTCGGGAGGCGCCTCGTCTTCCTCTCGAACAACCCCACCAGGGACCCGGCGATGTACGCCGGGAAGCTCACCCGCCTCGGGCTGCCGACGCCGGAGCGTGAGATAGTGAACACCGTCGTGACCATGACCCGCTGGCTGGTCGAGAACCGCCCCGGAGCGGCCGTCTTCCCCATAGCCGAGGAGCCGCTCCGGCGGGCGTTGCGCGAAGCCGGGGTTCACCTCTCCGAGAACCCCGAAGAGATAGAGGTCGTCGTCGCCTCCTACGACCGCACCTTCGACTACCGCAAGCTCAGGATAGCCTTCGATGCGATCTGGTACCACGGTCGGGCGGAGCTCGTCACCACCAACCCTGACCGCTACTGTCCATTGCCGGGAGGGAGGGGCGAGCCGGACGCCGCGGCCATCGTCGCCGCGATAGAGGCGTCGACCGGGGCCAGGTGTACGCTGAACGCCGGCAAGCCTTCGAGGGTGATGCTCGAGGCCGCGCTCGACGCCCTGGGGCTCGAGCAGGGAGAATGCCTGGTGGTCGGGGACAGGCTCTACACCGACATAAAGATGGCCACCGACGCGGGCATGGACTCCGCCCTCGTCCTGACCGGCGACAGCGGCATCGAGGACGTGCAGCGGGCGCTGGAACACGAACGCCCGACCTACGTCCTCGACAGGATAGACCGGCTGCTCCCCGGTGGCTGA